In Haloarcula limicola, the genomic stretch TCGCACACCTCCTGCGGACGCTCGTCGCACGGGTGGTTGGCTGAACCGACCATGACGGGGGACGGCGACCACGACGCGGAGATCGTCGGGCGGCCGACGATGCCCCGGAAGCTCAACTTCGCCAGAGCGGGCGGGCTCCTGCTGGCGCTGGAAGTCGTCGGCGTCGTCGTCGGGTTCGGCTCAACGGTGTACTTCGCGGGGGCGCTCGGCGCGACGGCGCTCGGCGTGTTCTTCCTGTTCGAGGCCGTCCTGAGCACGCTCGGGACGTTCGCTGACTTCGGCATCAACGGGGCCGTCGAGAAGCGCATCAGCGAGGGAGAAGACCCCGACGCCGTCCTCGGGGCCGCGCTCCTATTGAAGGGGACGTTGGTGCTCGGACTGACCGCCCTCGTCGTCCCGTTTCGGGGGGCGGTCAACGCCTACGTCGGCGCGAACGTCGTCGTCCCGCTCCTGCTGGCGATGGTGCTGTACCAGTTGTCGATGCTCACCCTGCACGTCCTCAGAGCCGAGATGCGCGCCGACGAGACGGCCGCCCTCCAGTTCCTGCGACTCGCCACGTACGTCGTCGTCGCCGTCGCCCTCGTCCAGTTCGAGTTCGGGGCGATGGCGCTCGTCTACGGCCTGCTCGCGGGGTACGTCGCGCTGGTGGTGGCCGGCCTCGCCCGGATGAGCACCCGCGTCGCCCGCCCGTCGGTCGGGCACGTCGAGACGCTCGTCGACTACGCGAAGTTCAACGGGATCTGGGGGCTCGGCGGCCACGTCTACAACACGATGGACCTCCTCGTCGTCGGCTTCTTCCTCTCGGGGGCGCACGTCGCCGGGTACGAACTCGCCTGGCGGGTGACGGTCATGACCGGCGTCGTCGGCGGCGTCGTCGCCAACACCGTCTTCGCCCAGATGAGCGCGTGGGACGCCGCCGGCCAGCGCGACCGGATCGCGCCGACGGTGCGGGACGGCTTGCTCGCCTCGCTCGTCCTCGTGATTCCGGCGTTCGTCGGCGTGGCGCTGCTCTCCGAGGAGATACTCGGCCTCGTCTTCGGCCCGGAGTTCCTGCTGGCGACCGGCGCGTTCGTCGTGTTGATGGGCGAGAAGCTGGTCGCGGCGGTCAACAACGTCTTCGACGCGACGGTGCGGGCCGTCGACCGGCCCGATATCGGCGCGTACGCGACCGTCGCGTCGCTCTCGCTGAACGTGGTCCTGAACGTCCTGCTGGTGCCCCGGTACGGCCTCGTCGGGGCCGCCGCCGCGACGGGCACCGCGATGGCGGTCAACACGCTCGTCCTCGGTGGGTTCCTCCGGCGCATCATCCCCCTGTCGTTTCCGACGGGCGCGGTGGCGTGGTGCGGGGGAGCGGCCGCGGTGATGGGCGGCGCGCTGGTCGTCGCCGGAACGGTCGCTCCCGCGACGCTGCCGGGCCTCGTCGCGCAGATACTCGTCGGCGGCGCGGTCTACGTCGCCGTCGTCCTCGCGTCGCCGTCGCTCCGGGGGAAACTGCGCTCGACCGTCCGCCGGTTCGGGGAGTGAACGCCACGCGCGGAGAGGTTACGAGCCGGTCGTCGAGTTCGCCGTCCCGTTCTCGCCGTAGAGCCCGCGGTAGCCGTCGTCGCTGTGATAGATTCGAACGCGACCGGTCGTGTACACTTTATCGGCCCGCGCGTCCGCGGCGTCGAAGCGCGCCTCGGAGACGGTGAAGACGTTCTGCTCGCTGCTCGTGAGTCCCCGCCCCAGCGCGACGAGGTGGTGGGTCCAGCGGTCGCGGACGACGAGGAACGTCCCGCTGGTTCGCAGGCCGGACTCCCGAGCCCTGAGCATCCGCGTGGCGTTGTACCCCGTCGTCTCGAAGGCCCGGTTCGTCACGCGGTCCGTGGCCGCGCTGTCGTTCGCGTACCGCTGGAGGAACGCCGAACTCGCCCGCACCGACTGATACTCGGCGTCGCTCATCGACACCTGTTCGCGCCGTTCGTCGGTGTAGACGCCGTCCATGTCGTCGGCGCTCAGTACGGTGAACGCCGTCGCACCGCCCATCGACGCCACCAGCACGAGCGCCACCGCGGCGTAGCGGCGGTCGACGGCGAGCGCCCGCCGGAGACCGATGGCGAGCGGGAACAGCGCGACGATGGTCACGACGAACCGCAGCCGCTCGACCTGCGGGATCGGCACGGGAAGCGGGAGGAGTAGCGCCGACAGACCGAGCCCGGTCACCGCGAGCGTGAAGCCGCGGCGGTACTCGCGGGCGTGGTCGAGCAGCTCGTAGCCGGCCAGCAGGAGCAGTGACCCCAGTCCGGCGGCGTAGACGCCGGTCGGCGTCAGCAGCCACTCGACCGCGCGGGCGACGCTGTCGTCAGGGATCGTGAGGCCGTAGACGTACAGTTGCGAGGCGGGGATGGTCGCCACGTCGAACAGCACGCCCGCGGTCAACTGGACGATGCCGACGGCGACGACGCTCGGCGAGTACGACCAGTACGTCAACAGGAGCGCCGCCCCCGCGAGGCCGGGAAACAGCCAGCGGTATCGGAGCCCTCGCCAGCGGTCGGTCGTCTCGCCGAGGAGCGTCGGGCGGGCGAGCGCCACCGGGAGCGCCGCGGCGACGACGCCGGCGAAGAGGACGTACGTCAGGTGGTGCGTGACGACCATCGTCGCCACCAGCGCGAGGACGAACACCGAGAGGCGTCGGTAGGCTCGCTCGTCGTCGGCCGATAGCAGGCAGCTGTTGAGGTAGATGGCGACGAGCAACAGCGCGACGGCGAGCGCCTGCGGGTAGAAGTACAGCGCGTGATAGGCCGCGAACTCCGAGAGCGTGAGCGCCAGCGCGGTCAGCAGGCCGAGTCGCGTCGATCCGAAGACGGAGGCTCCGACCAGATACGCGATCGGGACGACGAGCGTGAACAGCGCCGCCCCCGTGAGGACGAGCGCGTCGTACGCCGGCAGCCCCGTCGCGTACGTGACCGCGCCCACGAGGAAGTGAAACACCGGGTAGAGGTCGTAGCCGTGCGGGATGGCCGTCGTGTATCCGACCTCGGTGAGCGCGTTCACCGCGGCGACGTGAGCGAAGGTGTCGGTGCCGCCGAAGTAGAAGCCGGTCGTGACGTACTTCCCGAGCCGCGGCGCGAGAAACAGCGCACAGAGCTGTGTCAAGACGGATGGCACCGGCGGCTCGCCGCGGAGCTGTAACGCGACCAGCAGGAATCCGAGCGGGAGGACGACGGCGAACGGCAGCAGGCGCGACCCCGTCTCGGCGGCGGCGACGACGGCCCCGGCCGACAGCGCGACGACGATCTTCGTCGCCACGCCAGACGAAAGTCGGCGGGAGTCGGCCGGGACGGCGATATCGCCCCGAGAGGCGTAAAAGAGGACGAGTGCGACGACGGCCCCGACGAGAGTGAACGCGGCTCGGAGGAGCGTCGGCCGCTCCAATACTGCGAGCGCGTCGAGGGCGAAGAGACCGGCAGCCGCGAGGAGACAGACCGCCAGCGGGACGTACTCGGCTCGGCGGAGAGTTGAGAGAGATGTCATCGAAGCGCTCTGCGTTGGCTATCTTTCAGGGTCGGATAGCAAAAGCGTTGCAGTCGGTAGCTACACTTAACAAACTGGCAATGCTCCCCCCAATATGAACCGACGGACGATGTTGCGGTCGGCGGGCGTCGGGGTCGTCGGCCTCCTGGCCGGCTGCTCCGGCGACGGCGGAGACGGAAGCGGCGGCGAGACGGGTAGCGACGGCTGGGCGGGCGGGACCAACGTCGCGATGACCGATAGCCTCAAGTTCGAACCGGAGACGCTCACCGTGAACGTCGGCGACACCGTCACGTGGAAGACGGTCGACTCGGTCGCCCACAGCGTCACCGCCTACGAGGAGAAACTGCCCGACGGCGCGGCCTACTTCGCCTCCGGGGAGTTCGATAGCGAGTCCGCGGCCCGGCAGTCCTATCCCGATGGTAGCGTCGGCGCGGACGAGACGTACAGCCACACCTTCGAGACCGCGGGCGAGTTCCCGTACTTCTGTATCCCTCACGAATCGGGGATGCGCGGCACCATCGTCGTGGAGTGAGGACCGACGCCGGACAGCGGGATACCCGTCGCTCCGGCCGGACTCAGCCGAGATACGCCGCGAGACCGTCTTCGAGCGCCACCGACGGTTCGTATCCCAGTCGCGTCCGGGCCTTCCCGATGGCGGCGACGCTGTCCTGGATGTCGCCCGCTCGCGGCTCGGCGCGCGTGATATCGGCGTCCGGTGCGACGCGGTCGCGGACGACGGTCGCCAGTTCGCTGATCGTCGTCCCGCGGCCCGTGCCGACGTTGAACGCCTCGCCCGTGGCGTCGGTGGTCGCCGCCCGCAGGTTCGCCTGCACCACGTCGGCGACGTTGACGAAGTCGCGGGTCTGCTCGCCCGTCCCGTGGACGGTCAGCGGCCCGCCGGTGCGGGCCTGTTCGGCGAAGGCGGTGATGACGCCCGCGTAGTCCCCGCCGGACTGACGCGGCCCGTAGACGTTGAAGTACCGCAACGCGACCGTCGGCAGGTCGTAGAGGTCGGCGTAGAGGCGGCAGTAGTGATCGGCCGAGAGCTTTTCGAGGCCGTAGGGCGACTCGGGGGTTTTCCGCGCCGTCTCGGCGACCGGGAGCGTCTCGGGCGCGCCGTAGATGGCGGCGCTGGAGGCGAAGACGACGCGGGCGTCCCGCCGTCTGGCTTCTTCGAGGAGGGCGAGCGTCGCGTCCACGTTGACCGCGTGGCTCGTCGCCGGGTCCTCGACTGACTGGGCCACGCTGACGATCGCCGCCTCGTGGAAGACGAGGTCGACGCCGTCCATGGCCCGGGAGAGCGTCGCTTCCTCGCGCACGTCGCCCTCGATGACCGTCGCCTCGTCGGGGCAGTGTTCTCTGTTGCCCCCGGCGAAGCTATCGAGGATACGAACGTCGTTGTCCGGGACCAGCGCGTCCGCGATGTGGCTCCCGATGAACCCCGCCCCGCCCGTCACCAGCACCGTCCGGTCTGTGACCGTCGCAGTCATGGCCACCCCTGCGCGAGCGGCGGCTAAATAGCCGCTGGTGCGACGAGAGAGCGACTCACTCCGGTAGCCAGGGAGCGCGCAGGAAGTGGACGAGAAAGCCCGAGCCGACGACGGCGGCGACCGCCACCCCGAGCAAGAGGGGCGTCGTCACCTCGATCGCGCCGAGGAACTCGCCGAACCGGACGCCGTCGTCGTAGGGGTACGCCGGGAGGAACGGGTAGAGGAGGAAGGTGAGGTCCTCCGTGCGCCAGTAGAGGAGTTCGACGTACGTGTCGCCGAGCAAGTGGCTGGCGTAGCCGAGCGCGAACGCCGCGCCGACCTCCGGATGCGACCGACGCCACGCGACCGCGAGGACGAGGGCCGAGAGCGGGACGGCGACCACGAGCGAGTGAGCGAGCGACCGCCCGGAGGGGAGGACGGAGAGCCACCACGCGAGCGGTTTGTCGACGAGGTCCGGGAGTTGCGTCCCGACCACGACGGCGATCAGTTCCGCCCGCGAGACGCGCCGGGAGAGGGAGACGGCGAGGACGAGGAGGAGGACGTAACCGAAGGCGGCGTGGGTCCACGGGAACATCGCTATCGAACGGATGCGACGGAATACCTTCAATCTGCGGTAGCGCGGATTCACCGGCCCGAACCCCACGTGATTATGCGCTCGCCCGCCGTACCGACGGTCGATGACGACACCGCGCCAGCGTCGCTTTCTATATGCCCACGTCGGCTGGACGCTGCTCGGTATCGCGCTGCTCTCGACCGTCGGGGCGTTGACGCTCGAATACGTCTTCGTCTGCTCGTTCGTCGGCCTCGTGCTCCTGACCGCGCTGACCGGCCCGGCCCACGCGACGCCGCGCTGGCGCACGCGACTCCGCTGGCCGCTCGTGGTCGGTGCAGTCGTCTTCGCCGCGCTGGTCGCGCTGCGCACGCTGGAGAAGTTCGTCGCGTCGCTGTGAGCGGGCGCAGGAGTCGATCTTCGGGAACCCTCCGTCACTCGAAGCGGCAGGTGAGGATCAACTGCTCGCCCTCGGCGACCGGCTCGACTCGAACCGGCCCCCCGACGACGCGAACGAGACCGACTCCCAGCACGGAGGCGACGGGGTGGTCGAACAGTTCGTCCGTACCGACGCGGCTGTCGGTGACGGTCACTTCGACGCCGCCCTCGACCGGCACCGCGCTGGCGCGGCCCGCGAGTTCGAGGTCGTTGACGAGCGCGTCGACGAGCACCGGCAGCCGCTCCTCGACCGTCGCGTCGGGAGCGTCGTCGACGGTCGCAAGCAGGCGCTCGCCGACCGGGTCGAGTCGGCGCTCGGAGCCGTCGACGGCGAGCGCCACTGACCCGTCTTCGGGAACGTAACGAGACGAACCGCCGCCCGTGAGACGGCGGGCGTTGCGGGCCATCGTCGCGTGGACGTCCGTCGTCACCGCGGCGGGCAGCGTCACCGTCCGCGTGACGACCCGGAGCAGGAACGCGGCGAACAGGGCGGTGCCGCCCCACGCGAACAGGAGCGTCTCGAAGTCGGGGACGGCGACGCCGCCCGCGAGGAGGAGGACGCCGAGGACGGCGAACAGCGATGCCGGGTCGCGCTCGCCGAAGCGGTCGCGGAGGCGGCCGCCGGCCGCGACGTGCGCGGAGTTATCCACCGGCGTTCACCACCGGTCGGTCGAACTGAGTTCCCATCGTATCGGCGACCAGTCTCGCCGAGCGCTTAGCTGTTCCCGTCATCGCTCTAATCGCCTGAGCGAGGGGTGGCCGTTGAGGACGTGCATCATCAGCGCCGTGATACAGAGTAGGAGGCCCCCGATGCCGAACAGGACGGCAGTGCCGAGCTGGATGGGGTACAGCGTTCCCGTCTCGACGAACTGCGCGACCAGCAAGAGCGTGACGCTCACGCCCAGTAGCGTGGTGATAGCGCCCGGAACGCCCACGATGAGCAGCGGGCGGCCGTACTCGACGGTCCACATGATGTTGCGGACCAGATCGAGGCCGTGCGAGAGCGACCCCTGCGTGCTGGAGTTCTCCACGTCGTAGGAGATGGTCGTCCCCACCTCGGCGACGCTCAGGCGGTTTCGGTGAGCGTGATAGAGGATGTCCGTGCTCGCACCCATGTTGTCGCCGATGGTCGGGTCCGCCGCGAGCGACCGGACGGCGCGTCTGCTGTAGGCCCGGTAGCCGCTTTGCGTGTCTCGAACCCACCCGCTCGGTCGAAGGTTGCCGAGACTGACGTTGGTGAGGTTGTTGATGAGCGCCAGTCCGAGCGAGCGGACGAGCGGAATCTGCGTGTGGGACTCGCCGACGTAGCGGCTGCCGATGACCACGTCGGCGTCGTCGCGGGTCTGGGTCTCGACGAGGAGCGGAATGTCCGCCGGGTCGTGTTGGCCGTCGGCGTCGATGACGACGAGGTGGGCCGCGTCGCGCGCGGCGGCCTCCCGAAACGCCGTCTTGAGCGCCCCGCCGTAGCCACGGTTGCGGTCGTGGACGACGACGGTCGCACCGGCCTCGCGGGCGCGGGTGCCCGTCTCGTCCCGGCTGCCGTCGTCGATGACGACCACTTCGTCGGCGAAGGCGTCGGCCCGCTCGACCACGTCGCCGATGCTCCCGGCGGCGTTGTACGCCGGAATCGCCACCACGACCGCGGGGCCGTCGTCCGTCTCGCGCCACTGTTCGGGGATGGCGATGACGTCGTAGTCGGCCCGTTCGAACGCCAGCGCTGTCCGGTCGTAGTCGATGCGCGGACAGTCCCGCGTCTGGAGGACGATCCCCGGTAGCCCGCGCTCTCTGGCGTGTTGAGACAGCAGCCGGTGGAGCTCCGACTGCGAGGCCCGCTGCCGGGGTGGCGAGAGGACGATCGCGCCGAGGTCCGCCAGCGTGTCGAGTGACTCCGCGTCGGCGTCGAGACCCGCGTACGTCGCTATCACCGTGTGCCCGCGCCGACCCGCTCGCAGGGCGGTGCGGTAGGCGGCGTCCTCGTTCGCCGCCGTGAGGACGACGCCGACGGCGGCGTCCGCCATCGCGCTCTCGTCGGCCGGCGATTCGGCGTCGGGAAGGGCGATCAGCGGCAGGTCCTCGTCGGTGACGCCCGGGACGACCGACGGGGCGACGTCGAGCGTCGCCGCACCGTCGGCTCCGACCCATTCGGCAGCCGTCTCGGTGAGTAGCTGCGCGTCATCGGTGACCGGAACGACCCGCTCGACGGAGGGAATCGGTAGATCCGTCTCGGGCGCTCCGCGAACGAGATAGCCGAGCGCGACGCGCTCGCCCGGTCGCGTCACCTGCTCGACGACGAGCGACCCGTCGCTGTAAGCGGTCGGGCCGCCCGTCGTCGGTCCATCCCCGGCGAGCGACGCGAGCGCGTGCGTCTCCGGAACCGACTCGATGAGCGACACCATCACGGGTTCGTCGGCCGTGGAGTGCATCGAGAGTGTCACGAGACGCGTGTCGGCGTCGACGCTCTCGACGGACTTCGTCACCGAGACGCCCGCTTCCCGTATTGCTTTCGCTGAGTTCCCGTCCCTTGTTTCCACTGAGTTCCCCTTCCCCGGATATCCGATATGTCCGTCAGTTGTGACCGATGACCGGACAGTTTACGTACCACTCGTACGCGGAACGCTGTCATATAGGTATCGGCATCGAACGCGCACTCACGCCGCCGTGACCGTCGTCCAGACGTGGACCTGTCTGACCGGCGATCGATCGTCCGTTCGGTACAGGCGATATGTCAGTCGGAGGCGTTCACCGGTCATCGA encodes the following:
- a CDS encoding lipopolysaccharide biosynthesis protein, which produces MTGDGDHDAEIVGRPTMPRKLNFARAGGLLLALEVVGVVVGFGSTVYFAGALGATALGVFFLFEAVLSTLGTFADFGINGAVEKRISEGEDPDAVLGAALLLKGTLVLGLTALVVPFRGAVNAYVGANVVVPLLLAMVLYQLSMLTLHVLRAEMRADETAALQFLRLATYVVVAVALVQFEFGAMALVYGLLAGYVALVVAGLARMSTRVARPSVGHVETLVDYAKFNGIWGLGGHVYNTMDLLVVGFFLSGAHVAGYELAWRVTVMTGVVGGVVANTVFAQMSAWDAAGQRDRIAPTVRDGLLASLVLVIPAFVGVALLSEEILGLVFGPEFLLATGAFVVLMGEKLVAAVNNVFDATVRAVDRPDIGAYATVASLSLNVVLNVLLVPRYGLVGAAAATGTAMAVNTLVLGGFLRRIIPLSFPTGAVAWCGGAAAVMGGALVVAGTVAPATLPGLVAQILVGGAVYVAVVLASPSLRGKLRSTVRRFGE
- a CDS encoding NAD-dependent epimerase/dehydratase family protein, producing MTATVTDRTVLVTGGAGFIGSHIADALVPDNDVRILDSFAGGNREHCPDEATVIEGDVREEATLSRAMDGVDLVFHEAAIVSVAQSVEDPATSHAVNVDATLALLEEARRRDARVVFASSAAIYGAPETLPVAETARKTPESPYGLEKLSADHYCRLYADLYDLPTVALRYFNVYGPRQSGGDYAGVITAFAEQARTGGPLTVHGTGEQTRDFVNVADVVQANLRAATTDATGEAFNVGTGRGTTISELATVVRDRVAPDADITRAEPRAGDIQDSVAAIGKARTRLGYEPSVALEDGLAAYLG
- a CDS encoding cupredoxin domain-containing protein codes for the protein MNRRTMLRSAGVGVVGLLAGCSGDGGDGSGGETGSDGWAGGTNVAMTDSLKFEPETLTVNVGDTVTWKTVDSVAHSVTAYEEKLPDGAAYFASGEFDSESAARQSYPDGSVGADETYSHTFETAGEFPYFCIPHESGMRGTIVVE
- a CDS encoding glycosyltransferase family 2 protein, with the translated sequence METRDGNSAKAIREAGVSVTKSVESVDADTRLVTLSMHSTADEPVMVSLIESVPETHALASLAGDGPTTGGPTAYSDGSLVVEQVTRPGERVALGYLVRGAPETDLPIPSVERVVPVTDDAQLLTETAAEWVGADGAATLDVAPSVVPGVTDEDLPLIALPDAESPADESAMADAAVGVVLTAANEDAAYRTALRAGRRGHTVIATYAGLDADAESLDTLADLGAIVLSPPRQRASQSELHRLLSQHARERGLPGIVLQTRDCPRIDYDRTALAFERADYDVIAIPEQWRETDDGPAVVVAIPAYNAAGSIGDVVERADAFADEVVVIDDGSRDETGTRAREAGATVVVHDRNRGYGGALKTAFREAAARDAAHLVVIDADGQHDPADIPLLVETQTRDDADVVIGSRYVGESHTQIPLVRSLGLALINNLTNVSLGNLRPSGWVRDTQSGYRAYSRRAVRSLAADPTIGDNMGASTDILYHAHRNRLSVAEVGTTISYDVENSSTQGSLSHGLDLVRNIMWTVEYGRPLLIVGVPGAITTLLGVSVTLLLVAQFVETGTLYPIQLGTAVLFGIGGLLLCITALMMHVLNGHPSLRRLER
- a CDS encoding metal-dependent hydrolase; translation: MFPWTHAAFGYVLLLVLAVSLSRRVSRAELIAVVVGTQLPDLVDKPLAWWLSVLPSGRSLAHSLVVAVPLSALVLAVAWRRSHPEVGAAFALGYASHLLGDTYVELLYWRTEDLTFLLYPFLPAYPYDDGVRFGEFLGAIEVTTPLLLGVAVAAVVGSGFLVHFLRAPWLPE